From the Plasmodium vivax chromosome 5, whole genome shotgun sequence genome, one window contains:
- a CDS encoding ATP-dependent RNA helicase prh1, putative (encoded by transcript PVX_089295A), with translation MDELPILKHKKEIKKCIKRNRLIIIKGETGCGKTTQVPQIINRYFFEKRGKRKRGSGDGNDGNSAASQKKPPMRMLISLPRRVATITVAERVAKEMNRGRIGTYVGYAIRFKNVTSNETRIKFVTDGILIREIMNDPFLKKYNFLILDEVHERSIRTDVLLGYIRVLMGKRKKLRIILMSATLDVDTFKNFFGDPPIICIPHKLHPVSIFYPIRPVEDYLISVVCTVLQIHFGQGEERQGELRGEQGQQRDDQAADQPVDPPTELPTAAPPPIGDVLVFLPGQEEIEVVNLMLREKLKIIYKGSLLRKLIEDGQGGEEEEGGKGEEGEVLDKINVALNAKNPMEDGVCFHFGHREVVPDKIYAMKILQLYSSLPNRKQRVVFEPAPPNTRKVILSTNVAETSVTIPNIKYVVDSGRVKIKFFDAKKGSSVLKVTQISKDAAAQRSGRAGREAPGQVYRVYSKEDYEGMNPFLIPEIFRSDLTQIYLELKAMNVPNPLQFNFPENPKKELLLHSAKVLFRINAIDVHNNLTELGKKMCLLPLSPIYANMMLCSVELHCMDEVATIVAFLNCESIFLNYNFYDDLKVLGEDSAGGGAANVGGANPDGANPDGANPDDAPPDPPLTEKNKLINVARRKLMHPDGDHLTLLHIFYLWQEEATPNERKYFCSLYALNNETLQQAQKIKEQILQIMISKMGISVSPKLHMHKWDQVLICLCKSCFFNVARATSKANEFINVVTKTKLQIHPSSTLFSSHIKPSFIFYSDVVQTKRLYARTVTKVEGDWLLKYASQNFKLAQASTGVAVEKEPPAK, from the exons ATGGACGAGCTGCCCATACTGAAGCACAAGAAGGAAATAAAGAAATGCATCAAGAGGAACAggttaataattattaaggGGGAGACCGGGTGCGGGAAGACAACCCAGGTGCCTCAAATAATAAACAGGtacttttttgaaaagagggggaagaggaagaggggcAGTGGCGATGGGAATGATGGCAACTCCGCCGCTTCGCAAAAGAAGCCCCCCATGCGCATGCTTATCTCGCTGCCCAGGAGAGTAGCAACCATCACGGTAGCGGAGAGAGTGGCGAAAGAAATGAACAGAGGAAGGATAGGAACGTACGTAGGATATGCCATCcgatttaaaaatgtaacatcAAATGAAACTAGAATAAAGTTTGTGACAGATGGGATCCTCATTAGGGAAATTATGAAtgacccttttttaaaaaaatataattttttaattttggatGAAGTACATGAGAGGTCTATTAGGACGGATGTCCTGTTGGGTTACATTCGAGTGCTAatggggaagaggaagaagctgaGGATCATCCTCATGTCTGCCACTTTGGATGTGGacacttttaaaaacttcTTTGGCGACCCGCCCATCATTTGCATCCCCCACAAGCTGCACCCCGTCAGCATTTTCTACCCCATCCGGCCCGTGGAGGACTACCTCATTTCGGTGGTGTGCACCGTCCTGCAGATTCATTTCGGgcagggggaggagcggcagggTGAGCTGAGGGGTGAGCAGGGTCAGCAGCGGGATGACCAAGCGGCGGACCAACCGGTGGATCCCCCAACAGAGCTCCCCACCGCGGCCCCGCCCCCCATCGGAGACGTGCTCGTCTTCCTGCCCGGCCAGGAAGAAATCGAAGTGGTAAACCTAATGCTGAGGGAAAAGCTGAAGATCATTTACAAGGGCTCCCTACTGCGAAAGCTGATTGAGGACggtcaggggggggaggaggaagaaggagggaagggagaagaaggggagGTGCTGGACAAAATTAACGTCGCCCTGAATGCGAAGAACCCCATGGAGGATGGCGTTTGCTTCCACTTCGGCCACAGGGAGGTGGTGCCGGACAAGATATACGCCATGAAGATTCTGCAGCTCTACTCCTCCCTCCCGAATAGGAAGCAGCGGGTCGTCTTCGAGCCCGCGCCGCCCAACACGAGGAAG GTCATCCTCAGCACGAACGTCGCCGAGACGTCAGTGACCATCCCAAACATAAAGTACGTGGTGGACAGCGGGCGCGTGAAGATAAAATTCTTCGACGCGAAGAAGGGGAGCAGCGTTTTGAAGGTCACGCAGATATCGAAGGACGCCGCCGCTCAGAGGAGTGGGCGAGCCGGGCGGGAGGCGCCCGGGCAGGTCTACCGCGTGTACTCCAAGGAGGACTACGAGGGCATGAACCCCTTTCTGATTCCCGAGATTTTCCGCTCCGACCTCACGCAGATATACTTGGAGCTGAAG gccaTGAACGTGCCGAACCCGCTGCAGTTTAACTTCCCGGAGAACCCCAAGAAGGAGCTGCTGCTGCACTCCGCGAAGGTGCTCTTCCGAATCAACGCAATCGACGTGCACAACAACCTCACCGAGCTGGGCAAGAAGATGTGCCTCCTCCCACTCAGCCCCATTTACGCAAACATGATGTTGTGTTCCGTGGAGCTCCACTGCATGGACGAAGTGGCCACCATCGTGGCCTTCCTAAACTGCGAGAGCATATTCTTGAATTACAACTTTTACGACGATTTGAAGGTCCTGGGGGAGGATTcggcgggggggggcgccgCCAACGTGGGTGGTGCTAACCCGGATGGTGCTAACCCGGATGGTGCTAACCCAGATGACGCCCCCCCCGACCCGCCGCTAACCGAAAAGAACAAACTCATCAACGTGGCGCGGAGGAAGCTGATGCACCCGGATGGAGACCACCTCACCCTcctgcacattttttacctGTGGCAGGAAGAGGCCACCCCCAACGAGCGAAAATATTTCTGCAGTTTATATGCCCTCAATAATGAAACATTACAGcaggcacaaaaaataaaagagcaaattttacaaataatgATTAGCAAAATGGGTATTTCAGTCTCTCCAAAGCTACACATGCATAAGTGGGACCAAGTGCTAATCTGTCTGTGCAAgtcctgtttttttaatgtggCCAGAGCGACTTCCAAGGCGAATGAATTCATTAATGTGGTAACGAAAACCAAGTTGCAGATCCACCCGTCCTCTACTCTTTTTAGCTCGCACATCAAGccctccttcattttttattccgaCGTAGTGCAGACGAAGCGGCTGTACGCGCGCACTGTCACGAAGGTAGAGGGGGACTGGCTGCTCAAATATGCCTcgcaaaattttaaacttGCGCAGGCCTCCACGGGGGTGGCGGTGGAAAAGGAGCCCCCCGCGAAGTGA
- a CDS encoding ribosome biogenesis protein NEP1, putative (encoded by transcript PVX_089290A), which translates to MSSPERGASPPPAEEDKKEKRVIIILEGAHLQLIETKRYIYELANSMKHKHLLRDKKKEEEIRNFRPDILHQCLIHLLESALNKYGLLQVYIKTHDNQLFFVSSNLKIPKTYDQFESLMVTFLRKYKIKANEKNLCLLKFLKNDYNAILPINGKKIGLSVKGRKVHLPDYVQNFQNENMPVTFFIGAVAYSNPITKLENLDDNISISEFSLSAATCCSTICSEFENLWGVF; encoded by the coding sequence ATGAGCTCCCCCGAACGAGGGGCAtcacccccccctgcagaggaagacaaaaaggagaagcgagTCATTATCATTCTTGAGGGGGCCCACTTGCAGCTAATCGAAACGAAGAGGTACATTTACGAGCTAGCCAATTCCATGAAGCACAAGCACTTGTTaagagacaaaaaaaaagaagaggaaattaGAAACTTCAGACCCGACATCCTACACCAGTGCCTAATTCACCTCTTAGAAAGTGCCCTAAATAAATATGGCCTCTTACAAGTCTACATAAAAACACATGACAATCAGCTATTCTTTGTCTCttcgaatttaaaaatcccCAAAACGTATGACCAGTTTGAATCCCTAATGGTCACCTTCCTAcggaaatataaaataaaggcaaatgaaaaaaatttgtgcttGCTAAAATTTCTGAAAAATGACTATAATGCTATTTTACCaattaatggaaaaaaaattggcttGTCTGTAAAGGGAAGGAAAGTACATTTGCCTGACTATGTTCAGAATTTCCAGAACGAAAATATGCccgtcactttttttattgggGCCGTGGCCTACTCCAACCCCATTACGAAGCTTGAGAATTTGGACGACAACATTAGCATTTCCGAGTTCAGCCTCAGTGCCGCCACGTGCTGCTCCACCATATGCTCGGAGTTTGAGAACCTGTGGGGCGTCTTCTGA
- a CDS encoding protein kinase, putative (encoded by transcript PVX_089305A): MDLIKIYKQNEILKDYVNIYVDDEKESLHQGNVKYKILHIIGNGVYGVVYKAFCLSSLCVVALKQTYQKNARIFKEVEIMKKLRHPNIVKLKHAFYTNTSNGGVYVHMIMEYGNTDLATSLYYISIQNSPEHVNTFYESTGNQEGFPQNGNAAIFGDDCLEEANFAYGGDNMEGPLHGNPNRLATAELDSPRGGSGVLKNAVSNFNINALQESISHICPCHNISEYIKKSFLNENQIKIYLYQLIRATLYLHTLCITHRDIKPQNVLIFVNKQGSNNGAGGEKKKKKCLVCIQNSFKVKYIMNRRRRGGEAQEAQEAGDVVLGQAASEGDAAPNGRNQSESPGRKPSRGDSPNFASNAKEEDSQNEGGPSEGERREETHSGDHPPWKETPPCGTSKRRAQGCHSRYSRSSTPISFKCVVNRLGKKDVRLKRSATMTQSFKESPDVCRDNPDVCRDNPDVCGDTPDSCEASSKENCASPSANKLGSHSRGDKLDGQMGSPSWCTKKSAVEDGDRDKCGCDGSEKGGVEPPRDGSSSISSTEGDLMPCFEVNPAHGEGKISLDRIYMNTITYKYIKLCDFNTSIKLKENYKYFSYVCSRYYRAPELLFGSNYYSQAIDTWSIGCVMGELILGKPLFLGDCASDQLVEIIKILGTPNDEDFLSFKSGHKNVKLPQVKPITLKKLIKNQSSQESIDLLGKLLQFNPQKRIKLCNALLHTYFDDIRNLNAFKNDHRNGGGTFPLPYITNCFNFTKEELLHFTVEERKILVPLEVRRRKLDEVMQYIDMPLESFDQMYPNKVHLAC, encoded by the exons ATGGACCTCATCAAGATATACAAGCAAAACGAAATTCTGAAGGACTACGTAAACATATACGTCGACGACGAGAAGGAATCGCTTCACCAAGGAAACGTAAAGTACAAAATATTGCACATAATAGGAAATGGAGTGTACGGGGTGGTTTACAAAGCCTTCTGTTTGAGCAGCCTGTGTGTGGTGGCCCTGAAGCAGACCTATCAGAAGAACGCTCGCATCTTTAAGGAGGtggaaataatgaaaaagcTCAGACACCCAAACATAGTAAAACTGAAGCACGCATTTTACACCAACACCTCAAATGGAGGAGTGTATGTCCATATGATTATGGAATATGGAAATACAGATTTGGCTACCTCTCTTTATTACATTAGCATACAAAATTCACCTGAACATGTTAATACTTTTTATGAGTCAACTGGGAACCAGGAGGGttttccacaaaatggtAATGCCGCCATATTTGGGGATGACTGTTTGGAAGAGGCCAACTTTGCATATGGGGGTGACAATATGGAAGGACCCCTGCATGGTAACCCCAATCGGTTAGCCACAGCCGAATTGGActcccccagggggggaagcggagtGCTCAAAAACGCTGTAAGTAACTTTAATATAAACGCTTTACAAGAAAGCATCAGCCACATCTGCCCTTGCCACAATATAAGTGAGTATATTAAGAAGAGCTTCCTTAACGAGAATCAAATTAAAATCTACCTGTACCAGTTGATTCGGGCCACCCTATATCTTCACACCCTGTGTATAACCCACCGAGATATAAAGCCCCAGAATGTCCTCATCTTCGTAAACAAGCAGGGGAGCAACAACGgggcagggggggagaagaagaagaaaaagtgcCTCGTGTGCATTCAGAACTCCTTCAAGGTGAAGTACATCATGAATAGGCGGcgccgggggggggaggcgcagGAGGCACAGGAAGCAGGTGATGTGGTTCTTGGTCAAGCCGCTTCAGAGGGGGACGCCGCCCCTAATGGGCGCAACCAAAGTGAATCGCCCGGTAGGAAGCCCTCCCGTGGTGATAGCCCCAATTTTGCTAGCAACGCAAAGGAGGAAGATTCGCAAAATGAGGGGGGACCTTCCGAGGGGGAGAGACGAGAGGAAACCCATTCGGGTGACCACCCCCCCTGGAAGGAGACCCCGCCGTGTGGGACTTCCAAAAGGAGAGCGCAAGGATGCCACAGCCGCTACAGCAGGAGCAGCACGCCGATCTCCTTCAAGTGCGTAGTGAACCGATTGGGCAAAAAGGATGTGCGGCTGAAAAGGTCGGCCACCATGACCCAGTCGTTTAAGGAGAGCCCAGATGTGTGTAGGGACAACCCAGATGTGTGTAGGGACAACCCAGACGTGTGCGGGGACACCCCCGACTCGTGTGAGGCCAGTTCGAAGGAGAACTGCGCCTCCCCTTCTGCAAACAAGTTGGGGAGCCACTCGAGAGGTGACAAATTGGATGGGCAGATGGGGTCCCCCAGTTGGTGCACCAAGAAAAGCGCCGTAGAAGATGGAGATAGGGATAAATGTGGATGTGATGGAAGTGAGAAGGGGGGGGTAGAGCCTCCCCGCGATGGCTCCTCCTCCATCTCCTCTACGGAGGGGGACCTAATGCCCTGTTTCGAGGTCAACCCAGCACACGGGGAGGGGAAGATCAGTTTGGACAGAATCTACATGAATACCATCACGTATAAGTATATTAAACTGTGCGATTTTAACACCTCCATTAAGTTAAAGGAGAACTACAAGTACTTCAGTTACGTCTGCTCGAGGTACTACCGGGCCCCCGAACTGCTCTTCGGATCGAATTATTACAGCCAGGCCATCGACACCTGGTCCATAG GCTGCGTCATGGGCGAACTCATCCTGGGGAAGCCGCTCTTCCTGGGGGACTGTGCATCGGACCAGCTGGTggaaataatcaaaatattGGGCACCCCAAATGATGAAGATTTCCTCTCCTTTAAAAGTGgccacaaaaatgtgaagctgCCCCAAGTCAAGCCAATCACCCTGAAGAAGCTAATAAAAAACCAAAGTTCCCAGGAGAGCATAGACTTGCTCGGGAAGCTCCTTCAGTTCAACCCCCAGAAGAGAATCAAGCTTTGCAACGCACTCTTGCACACTTATTTTGATGACATTCGAAATTTAAATGCTTTTAAGAATGATCATCGTAATGGAGGTGGTACCTTCCCTCTGCCGTATATCACCAACTGTTTTAATTTCACCAAGGAGGAGCTCCTGCACTTCACCGTCGAGGAGCGAAAAATCCTCGTGCCGTTGGAGGTACGCCGTAGGAAGTTAGACGAAGTCATGCAGTACATAGACATGCCGCTGGAAAGCTTCGACCAAATGTACCCCAATAAGGTCCACTTGGCGTGTTGA
- a CDS encoding hypothetical protein, conserved (encoded by transcript PVX_089300A) → MRKKGSGFIGGKLNLKIKKKKKNAKQEARHGEASHVDSVAKSGEAVQVKSDPSEHDGKKDGSEKIIKGTGRITTEKNTVRGVRTDFMAEIKEGYDIILENPSTFRNERRTVTSVLSNKTLLVHEEFTTDISTTCAFYIASGGKSGGKPVGQPADTPEAHIGVEYAKVFEQTSRQDQVEVREKTGLWSYRVVKKKVDGRLTNEEKLDMRVRSGRDKFCW, encoded by the coding sequence atgcgcaaaaagggCAGCGGCTTCATTGGGGGGAagctaaatttaaaaattaaaaaaaaaaaaaaaaacgccaagCAGGAAGCGCGTCATGGAGAAGCCAGCCATGTGGACAGCGTTGCGAAAAGTGGCGAAGCAGTTCAGGTTAAGAGTGACCCATCGGAGCATGATGGCAAGAAGGATGGCTccgaaaaaattataaaaggaaCAGGAAGAATAACAACGGAGAAGAATACAGTCCGGGGGGTCAGAACAGATTTTATGGCTGAAATTAAAGAGGGCTATGAcatcattttggaaaacccTTCAACCTTTCGAAACGAACGGAGGACTGTGACGTCCGTGCTGAGCAACAAGACGTTGCTTGTGCATGAGGAGTTCACAACGGACATAAGCACCACGTGTGCGTTTTACATCGCCTCCGGTGGGAAAAGCGGAGGGAAACCTGTTGGCCAACCCGCAGACACACCGGAGGCGCACATCGGCGTGGAGTACGCCAAAGTTTTCGAGCAGACGTCCAGGCAGGATCAGGTCGAGGTGCGGGAGAAGACGGGGCTCTGGTCCTACCgagtggtgaagaagaaggtcGACGGGCGGCTGACCAACGAGGAGAAGCTGGACATGCGCGTTAGAAGCGGCCGCGACAAGTTCTGCTGGTAG